In the genome of Harmonia axyridis chromosome 4, icHarAxyr1.1, whole genome shotgun sequence, the window AAGCTGGAACGCCAGGTCCAATTTGCATTTTCCATTTGGAACCGGCAGATGCGGCAGCTTCAGCTACCGCTTGTCTTGCCTTCTGTTCCCTTGTTGGGGACGGTGAATCCATAAGCGCTCTCTTCGGACTTTCGCTCATTTCACGGCTACAAAATTCGTCAGTATTAGACTAGAAGAAAAACATGATGTTTCGCGATATAAAAAATTTACTAAACCTCTTCTAGAAAAAAGTTGAATTTGCAATACCTAAAACACAAGTTAGGGAAGAATGGCCTGGAATTTATCACAAACTAGGGTTGAAATACGGTGGAATTTGAGAAATGTATGCGATAAAGATCTCCTTACCCCTTCGATTCTTTCTCCAATGCGTAATACGCATGTAGTTTTGTCTCTAATTCTTCCAAATCAGGTAAACTCTCAATGAACctggaaatatatattttttcgtttATTAATGGGAATGAAAAATCCAAAGGGATAAGGAAAATAGATTTGGGATTTGGAGTTTTAACCATTTTAAATATGGAGtagtatatttgaaatttttgtagaaGAGATTTTGGTTCAGGAATAAATGTCTCCGGAAGATTCTTGCTTACCTCTTTGAATATCCAGACTTTTGCAAGAAATAATCCTCATCATCCATAACTGCATGCTTTTTGGCCTTTTTCTCCCTACTAAGTTCTTTCTTGATGGCATCTCTGAGTTTCTTGTGATCGTCCAAGTCGGAAATATCGAACCCTTTACGTTTCGATttcttttccttctttttctttttcgaatctttcttttttttgtccttctttttcttcttctttttctcctcatcttctttttcctttttccaCTTTGAGCTCTCCTGTAAAAACTTTCTTACCTTCTCTTCGTAATCAGAATCGCCCTTTGTTTCTTTGATGAAAGCTCGTACTTTGGCTTCATAGTCAACTTCATCTGATTTGGCTATAGCTTGTGGTTGTTCGAAGGAAAAGTCAAATGAAGTTGCAGGtttgttgaaattgtaattTGTTGGTGTATCGTTACTCTGATCCATCATAGCCATCCTCTTGCTCAAAGGACTCAGGGAATTTTCCTTTTTCCTTCGAGATCTGGAATGACGCTTCTTACGTTTCTTGAAGTCTGAATCTCCAGAACTGGAACTTGAGTCACTACTGCTGGAAGAATCGCTGCTAGAACTATCGCTACCTGAAGAACTCGAACTGGAACTTGAACTAGAACGACGCCTACTCTTGCGTTTCTtgcttttcttcttctttttcttatcCTTTTTTTCCTCGTCCTCTTTGTTGAGAAGCTGCTTCAATGCGTCATTCACTTCTGTAGACTTTGCGGCAACAGACAGATTGGGCAAGAGTAAATCCGTCGGCTCAATGAGATTTTTGGATTGATTTTTAGTCCTCAAGAATTCCAACGAGTTTTTAGCCTCTTCGTGAAACGGAATTAAACTCAAGCAACTCTGATAGGCCTTCCTGGCTTCATCCATCTTATTTTCTTCCTCGTAACTTCTACCTAGAGCTACCAAAGTTTCGCCCATGTACTTCCTCGCGTTAGCGTGGCTCGAGTTCAGTTTTAGAGCAGATTCGAAATCCTCAATGGCTTTCTGAAAATTACCGCTATTCGCGTAAAGAGCTCCTCTGGCGACTAGTCCTTCAACGTTCTTAGGATCTATGCTCAGGGCCTTATTCAAACATTGAAAGGCATCGATATGCTTTCCCGCTTTGAAATGATCTATTCCATCGGCCACATTTTTATAAGCCCATTTGCTGGCTTGCATTTGTCGCAGTTCGTTGGAATACTCATTTTCCGGAAACTTGCCCCTgtaaataacaaataataattagACATCATTTTGAGATTTGAACTGAAAATAAAGATTGTATGAATTTGTTCTGAAAtgtaaataaagggtgtttttttttagagctatagaactttaaattgcaataaaacaacgatggattattcgattgacatgaattttatttatccgcaagataatcttgtggcattacattttaaatatgatttctggcatatgaccgccacggctggctcggatgtagtccaatctggacgtccaattttcgatgactttttccaacatttgtggccgtatatcggtcataacacggcgaatgttgtcttccaaatggtcaagggtttgtggcttatccacatagaccaatgactttacatagccccacagaaagtagtctagcggtgttaaatcacaagatcttggaggccaattcacaggtccaaaacgtgaaattaggcggtcaccaaacgtgtctttcaataaatcgattgtggcacgagctgtgtgacattttgcgccgtcttgttggaaccacaggtcctggacatcatgattgttcaattcaggaatgaaaaagttagtaatcatggctctataccgatcaccattgactgtaacgttctggccatcatcgtttttgaagaagtacggaccaatgattccaccagcccataaaggcgcaccaaatagtcagtttttctggatgtaacggtgtttcgacatacacttgaagattagcttcactccaaatgcggcagttttgtttgttgacgtagccattcaaccagaagtgcgcttcatcgctaaacaaaataaaatggacgtagtgcgcgatacgtattccgcacagaaccgttattttctaaataaaattgcactatttgcaagcgttgttcaggcgtgagtctattcatgatgaattgccaaaccaaactgagaagagaaatcacttgacagctgttgaatcggtcgccatcttgaacagtaatgccaacttaaatttatatacctcgaaaaaaaacacccgttataattgaTTGAATGGTGATGACTACATTCTctttgtattttttatattgattgagAGAGGAATTTTAGACAGGACAACTGTTGGGCGCATTagaataaaattaaacaaaaaaaatatattttcttaccTCAAACCTTTCATGAATGAAATATGTTGGTTAATGTTCATCTGATCTGCCAAATAGGAGATATTGTTCGGGTTGTTGAATCCGATGGACTTTTCCATAACACTGTTAAAAGCCTCATTCTTGTTTTCCAGTGCTTTTCTGAAAATCAGAAacgtattttcttatttattttttcatagcaCAAGCAGCAATAGCCAACAAGTGACATCGATTGGATCCTGAGCtgagaaaatgtaaaaaattttctGGCCCACAATCTCTGTAATGATAATCCCTAAAATTAATATACATACCAAAATGAATGCCTTCATCTAAAATCGATGTTGTCAAATGATAATCATTCCATCTTGAAATATTTTAGAACATTAACAAGAAATTGGTGTTGTACTAAAAATGTTTTCTCCTTTTTAATATATATTTAATtggatatttcgagtttttttaAACATTCCACATACAattttatactttttatttAATGAGCTCTGGGTATCATCGAGAATACTGTGAAAGATATGTTTTGATAAGCACATTGTTCACCAACAAGACATATCAGCGTGTAAGAATGAAATTAGAAGGAAGGACGAGGTCTCACCTGCAAACCGGCCAGAACTCGATTAATAAATATGGTCTGAGTGTGGGGGACACAGATCTCTCCTTTATTATTCAACTCGGTGCTTTGTGCGAAATACCAGTGTATTCGGCATGTGCTCACGCAGACAATTGTAACAATAATCGGACATTTCTCCTATGCACATTTAATCAAGCATTTTATACGTATATAGATCAAACACAGTGTCAAATAATATAAGACCTTCAAAAAAGACAGAACTTTAGTTGGTGTGTCTTGAGGTGCGTTTTGTTTCTGAAAAGGTGGTAAAAGATCTAGATttgttcaaaaaaatgctttcaTATAAATCTGAAATACTACAATGGAACATGACATATGAAACAAAATTGCAAAATAGTATTTTCAGCATTATAGAAAGTATAAATgttaaggaaaaaaaattgaaaattaactcACTTGTAAACAACAGGAAAATCTTCGGCGTTGATAAGACCCAAGCAGGGATGGTGCTCCGGATCATTGGGACCTCTGGTGGTTCCCTTCATTCCACAAACCATTTTGTCAGAATCCGGGATTACTTCCAGAACTTCGCAGCATACCGAATCATTCATCATATACGTTCTAGTCACACCTTTTTTGTCAACTGCCGGTATGATATTAGCCACAGGACAGAAAGCCTAGATAcgggaattattttttgaaatacgaTATTGgagaaattcacaattttatttACTAATCGCATGTATCGCAACAACATCGTTGTGTAGGTGTAAATTTCCACGAAAAACCAAGTCTCA includes:
- the LOC123678858 gene encoding tetratricopeptide repeat protein 14 isoform X2: MDNMDNSLLARALNFHGQQLQKLWESERGESDLPKRYVKDLNFLVYSQRQKSLSFQDRAKRLKLQQFIVKNAESLFANENDVLYGKPCSKDEIVSEETYAVMPPLELYLNVDKQKRLEYFFENVKIGDLILGTIVSKTQAGMMLKVLCTTGVNAAISYVADINVKAFCPVANIIPAVDKKGVTRTYMMNDSVCCEVLEVIPDSDKMVCGMKGTTRGPNDPEHHPCLGLINAEDFPVVYKKALENKNEAFNSVMEKSIGFNNPNNISYLADQMNINQHISFMKGLRGKFPENEYSNELRQMQASKWAYKNVADGIDHFKAGKHIDAFQCLNKALSIDPKNVEGLVARGALYANSGNFQKAIEDFESALKLNSSHANARKYMGETLVALGRSYEEENKMDEARKAYQSCLSLIPFHEEAKNSLEFLRTKNQSKNLIEPTDLLLPNLSVAAKSTEVNDALKQLLNKEDEEKKDKKKKKKSKKRKSRRRSSSSSSSSSSGSDSSSSDSSSSSDSSSSSGDSDFKKRKKRHSRSRRKKENSLSPLSKRMAMMDQSNDTPTNYNFNKPATSFDFSFEQPQAIAKSDEVDYEAKVRAFIKETKGDSDYEEKVRKFLQESSKWKKEKEDEEKKKKKKKDKKKKDSKKKKKEKKSKRKGFDISDLDDHKKLRDAIKKELSREKKAKKHAVMDDEDYFLQKSGYSKRFIESLPDLEELETKLHAYYALEKESKGREMSESPKRALMDSPSPTREQKARQAVAEAAASAGSKWKMQIGPGVPASTRFKKKAEREEWIEEQQMDAKRKGVPVEYDEPPQKKVARASVEKSVSVRKAMAMKEPPMKKPESPKKTKKAPSPTPKPVVNSGQVVLDKFGNFRLMTPPEMKKAGGGRDPPLPPGRRPPEPPGRPRSDSRSPARKSTSRSRDKYSRSRSSSESRSRSRSYRSRSRSYYSRSRSRSGSYYSRSRSRSRSYSGERRHYRRGGFRGRFNDRGTYYKPRFQNPRIRGGRGGYYNRDNRGRGRPYGNNNSYYNNRGMRRPPRGRYPPRGGGYRDYRDRRHDRSRSRDRSRSYSRTPDSDSGNDAMKKVNTEKDKINKYLNNDGTNVKHEGPLSEGEDRDDYTTTTSAPGTSDKLIDREAFDGKWAEKKDEVGNGNDVDANIPSETNIEEMDKFLNKVKKDKKEEMLERNKDLLKNKT
- the LOC123678858 gene encoding tetratricopeptide repeat protein 14 homolog isoform X1; translated protein: MDNMDNSLLARALNFHGQQLQKLWESERGESDLPKRYVKDLNFLVYSQRQKSLSFQDRAKRLKLQQFIVKNAESLFANENDVLYGKPCSKDEIVSEETYAVMPPLELYLNVDKQKRLEYFFENVKIGDLILGTIVSKTQAGMMLKVLCTTGVNAAISYVADINVKAFCPVANIIPAVDKKGVTRTYMMNDSVCCEVLEVIPDSDKMVCGMKGTTRGPNDPEHHPCLGLINAEDFPVVYKKALENKNEAFNSVMEKSIGFNNPNNISYLADQMNINQHISFMKGLRGKFPENEYSNELRQMQASKWAYKNVADGIDHFKAGKHIDAFQCLNKALSIDPKNVEGLVARGALYANSGNFQKAIEDFESALKLNSSHANARKYMGETLVALGRSYEEENKMDEARKAYQSCLSLIPFHEEAKNSLEFLRTKNQSKNLIEPTDLLLPNLSVAAKSTEVNDALKQLLNKEDEEKKDKKKKKKSKKRKSRRRSSSSSSSSSSGSDSSSSDSSSSSDSSSSSGDSDFKKRKKRHSRSRRKKENSLSPLSKRMAMMDQSNDTPTNYNFNKPATSFDFSFEQPQAIAKSDEVDYEAKVRAFIKETKGDSDYEEKVRKFLQESSKWKKEKEDEEKKKKKKKDKKKKDSKKKKKEKKSKRKGFDISDLDDHKKLRDAIKKELSREKKAKKHAVMDDEDYFLQKSGYSKRFIESLPDLEELETKLHAYYALEKESKGREMSESPKRALMDSPSPTREQKARQAVAEAAASAGSKWKMQIGPGVPASTRFKKKAEREEWIEEQQMDAKRKGVPVEYDEPPQKKVARASVEKSVSVRKAMAMKEPPMKKPESPKKTKKAPSPTPKPVVNSGQVVLDKFGNFRLMTPPEMKKAGGGRDPPLPPGAPPPTKAPLSGRRPPEPPGRPRSDSRSPARKSTSRSRDKYSRSRSSSESRSRSRSYRSRSRSYYSRSRSRSGSYYSRSRSRSRSYSGERRHYRRGGFRGRFNDRGTYYKPRFQNPRIRGGRGGYYNRDNRGRGRPYGNNNSYYNNRGMRRPPRGRYPPRGGGYRDYRDRRHDRSRSRDRSRSYSRTPDSDSGNDAMKKVNTEKDKINKYLNNDGTNVKHEGPLSEGEDRDDYTTTTSAPGTSDKLIDREAFDGKWAEKKDEVGNGNDVDANIPSETNIEEMDKFLNKVKKDKKEEMLERNKDLLKNKT
- the LOC123678858 gene encoding tetratricopeptide repeat protein 14 homolog isoform X4, translating into MSRTFLEAFCPVANIIPAVDKKGVTRTYMMNDSVCCEVLEVIPDSDKMVCGMKGTTRGPNDPEHHPCLGLINAEDFPVVYKKALENKNEAFNSVMEKSIGFNNPNNISYLADQMNINQHISFMKGLRGKFPENEYSNELRQMQASKWAYKNVADGIDHFKAGKHIDAFQCLNKALSIDPKNVEGLVARGALYANSGNFQKAIEDFESALKLNSSHANARKYMGETLVALGRSYEEENKMDEARKAYQSCLSLIPFHEEAKNSLEFLRTKNQSKNLIEPTDLLLPNLSVAAKSTEVNDALKQLLNKEDEEKKDKKKKKKSKKRKSRRRSSSSSSSSSSGSDSSSSDSSSSSDSSSSSGDSDFKKRKKRHSRSRRKKENSLSPLSKRMAMMDQSNDTPTNYNFNKPATSFDFSFEQPQAIAKSDEVDYEAKVRAFIKETKGDSDYEEKVRKFLQESSKWKKEKEDEEKKKKKKKDKKKKDSKKKKKEKKSKRKGFDISDLDDHKKLRDAIKKELSREKKAKKHAVMDDEDYFLQKSGYSKRFIESLPDLEELETKLHAYYALEKESKGREMSESPKRALMDSPSPTREQKARQAVAEAAASAGSKWKMQIGPGVPASTRFKKKAEREEWIEEQQMDAKRKGVPVEYDEPPQKKVARASVEKSVSVRKAMAMKEPPMKKPESPKKTKKAPSPTPKPVVNSGQVVLDKFGNFRLMTPPEMKKAGGGRDPPLPPGAPPPTKAPLSGRRPPEPPGRPRSDSRSPARKSTSRSRDKYSRSRSSSESRSRSRSYRSRSRSYYSRSRSRSGSYYSRSRSRSRSYSGERRHYRRGGFRGRFNDRGTYYKPRFQNPRIRGGRGGYYNRDNRGRGRPYGNNNSYYNNRGMRRPPRGRYPPRGGGYRDYRDRRHDRSRSRDRSRSYSRTPDSDSGNDAMKKVNTEKDKINKYLNNDGTNVKHEGPLSEGEDRDDYTTTTSAPGTSDKLIDREAFDGKWAEKKDEVGNGNDVDANIPSETNIEEMDKFLNKVKKDKKEEMLERNKDLLKNKT